TCGTTTGAATGTTTGGGAACAAAAAGTTATCATTCTGGGAAATTCAGTTTTTTTGTTTCGTGTTCTTTGATTAACCGCTCCagtctgttgtgtgtgtgtgtgtgtttatatgtgtttgtgtgtgtcgtTGGCTGCTAGGCAGCTCTGACAGTGTTTAGATTGCATCAATCGTTCACTCAGTTCAGTCCAATAGACTGGCTCTCTCCATTCTATCATCTCTCTGTGTGAAATGAACTTATTATATTATTTGTTGTGCTGATATAATGTGCAGTTGTTTTTAAAATATGAATTTATTGaaccatttataattattgtgataacAATAGTGTGCATGCTAGTACATGAATGCATGACTTCATATGAATACAATTATTACTGCTCCAATTAAACGGAAAGCTGGAGCTGACCAAGCAATGTAATATTGAAATTCACAATGGCCCTGCTGCTGACTGCTCTTCAGACAGTGTCCCTGGTCTCCTTCTACTACACATTCTCCATCAGCCTCACCTTCTATAACAAATGGATCCTCACCGTGAGTCCTGCATACACTCACTCATGCCACCACTAACCTTGTATGCCCTTTCTGTCTGTGCACTTGTAGGGCTACCCATTCCCCCTCTCCATTACAATGATACATCTGATTGTCAAATTCCTCTTGGCATGGTTGGTACGTAAGATCTGGTCGTGTATCCGTGGGTCCCCTCCCCTCGTCCTGAGCTGGGGAGACTACCTCAAGAACATCGTACCTGTTGGTGGGTACATCCATGCAGTGCATGATAATCCCCTCGTACATAATTATCCCCGCCCCCCCTACAGCCGTCTTCAGTGCTCTGGATATCGGGCTGTCCAATTGGAGCCTCCTCTTTATTACCGTGTCTCTGTGAGTCCACCCTCAGTCAGTGGTCACCCTCTGGGTATTTACCTAGCTTTTGTTTTGATCAAGATATTTAGTCAGCATGCAATCTTTGATTTAATTGTACCATGTGATATAGGTCTCCCTAGTAGCTACCAAATGCTTGAAATTAGCTGATATTCACAGCTAAATTAAGTTACAATATTGctcctgtatacatgtatataatagaaGGCCAGCTAGAGTGTTGTTATGCCCACTCCCCCTGGTTTCAGTATGTGACAGCTGTTATGACTGCCTAGCAGACCATACACACCGTGTTACTGAGTACACTCCCTCTCACCGTGTTACTGAGTACACTCCCTCTCAACACATTTACAGATATACAATGTCAAAGTCGACTGCACTCATTTTCATTCTGTTCTTTGCACTTCTGTTTCGGTTGGAGAAGTTTGTAAGTACACTACACCTACACTCACTGTTATAACatctgacctttgacctctccaGCGTCTAgctgtagtgggtgtggtcattctGATAGTGGCCGGACTGCTCATGTTCACGTACAAGTCGACAGCATTTAATCTGGAGGGGTTTATACTAGTCCTAGGAGCCTCAGTCATCACTGGTCTTCGCTGGAGTTGTGCTCAGCTCACCATCCAGAAGGAACAGTTGGGTGAGTGAGTTATCAAATAATGAGAATTGGGAGTAGACATAGTTATTGGCATGCATTGTGagaagtgtgtgtagtggtTTCTGTATGGCTATCAGTGGATTAATCATTGAATAGGAAATATGTAGGAAACGAGAGATATTTGATATCTGATTTAATTGTTGTTGCAGGACTGTCTAATCCTGTGGATACATTGTTTCATTTGCAACCTGTTATGATCCTTGTCCTGTTGCCCATCGCAATACCTGTTGATGGTAAGCACACCACATAtgcccacacactcactcctcacacaccctcacatatgcacccacccactcactcctcacacacaccctcacacatgcactcacacactcactcctCACACATTCTCactcactcctcacacacaccctcataTATATGCACTCACACAGGCACCAATGTGGGCACATCAGTGCTGGTATTCCGAGCATCTGACTGGGCGGAGTTTGGTTGGTCAACTGCATACATCTTACCTGCTGCATGTATGGCCTTTATGCTGGGGGTGTCAGAGTATCTGCTGGTCTACCACACCTCAGGGCTGACTCTCTCTGTGGCAGGAGTCCTCAAGGTGTGTGGTCATGCAGTTGTATTTTCTTCCCCTTTCTTTCCTATTTTCTCCTACTTCTTTCCTACTCTCCTCCTTTCCCACTTTTCCCCTATCCTACAAGCCAGGAGTTACCAATCTttcttatatacatgtacatgtacatgtacagttatcccttagtgtacatgcatgctgaatAGTATATAGTTTGTATGTGTTGGtgaaagtgtgtgtgttgggaaAGGCATGTCTATTCAAACTGTGTATATTGTGATTTTAACGAACTGTACATCTATAACTTTTAGAAAATGCGTTATTACCCAGAAACATAATTTGGGAAAGTTCATTAACTCCATAGACATCAATTATGTTTGTCTtgtttgttgcctccactgcaTTGTAGGAGGTGCTCATATTGACGCTGTCCACTCTCTGGTGGGAGGAGGAGTCTCTGACCCCGCTCAATATGGTTGGCATAGCAGTGTGTGTCAGTGGCATTGCCCTGCATGTGGCCATCAAGGCCTATTACAGCAGAGGTGACTCACTGGTATTTAGCTGTAGGGGCTGTAATTGGCATCAttttattaacccgaggcgcgtcgGGTGGCCGCGGGTTATAGTAGCCGGTTTGTCTGTCTCTGtgttctgagtctgctcacctggctgccatagcactgcatttacagcatggatagcctccacataACAAGTTATTAGTGGCAGATTTGCTTTGTTGTCAAACTTGCATGTTAGCGtgcatactacatgtacacaccatctttattcgaggcattaaaattatgattgtggtttGTTGTCTTGGAAGGCTTCTTTGCTCACTCTGCTGTGTAATATATCCCTGATcctagccataattatttctaagactccaggcttcttacTGGCTTaatttgctgtgatcctagtctaCTGTGCATAGACATGCACTACTTCTCAAcagtttcagcatgcctctagcTAGTTTAGTTGTCACTCCTATATCCCAGAATTAATGCCCATACGTAGACATGCATTTATCGTATAATAGCTGGTTTTCATGGGTCtatttataattttatggcACTTCAGTGCTCCAGTTATATATTGATTGTGCACTGCTCAccctctccccacacacacattacacactgtAACAGTTGAAGATGAGAAGGAGTCAGAGTCCAAAGTTCGAGAGGACACAATGGAGCTCCTCCCTTCTGCAAagaatgggcgtggttttGTTGCCGAGTACAGTGATGAGAGTGATGTAGTCTATGAAAAACAGACTAACAATAtcaattcataattataatggcacTTGTTTTTCAATGTCATCCCCTTTTGTGTTTGTTAATGGTACATGTTGTCACTGATGAGGGCTCACATACTGTT
This region of Halichondria panicea chromosome 12, odHalPani1.1, whole genome shotgun sequence genomic DNA includes:
- the LOC135345159 gene encoding solute carrier family 35 member C2-like — encoded protein: MALLLTALQTVSLVSFYYTFSISLTFYNKWILTGYPFPLSITMIHLIVKFLLAWLVRKIWSCIRGSPPLVLSWGDYLKNIVPVAVFSALDIGLSNWSLLFITVSLYTMSKSTALIFILFFALLFRLEKFRLAVVGVVILIVAGLLMFTYKSTAFNLEGFILVLGASVITGLRWSCAQLTIQKEQLGLSNPVDTLFHLQPVMILVLLPIAIPVDGTNVGTSVLVFRASDWAEFGWSTAYILPAACMAFMLGVSEYLLVYHTSGLTLSVAGVLKEVLILTLSTLWWEEESLTPLNMVGIAVCVSGIALHVAIKAYYSRVEDEKESESKVREDTMELLPSAKNGRGFVAEYSDESDVVYEKQTNNINS